The Candidatus Binatia bacterium nucleotide sequence CGAACTCGCCGCTTTCCGAGGTAACGTTCGCCTGCGTAAGGGCGAAGCCAATCTCCGCAAAGCCAGTGTCGTCAACGTTACCCAGATTCAGACGATCGACCGGGAGCGACTCGAGGACAAGATTGGTTCCCTGACACGGACACGTTTGCGAGAAATCTGGCGCGGAGTATTGCTCGTCGTCGAAGTCAACGGCAACGAGTGACGCAGTCGGATTCAGGGGCTACCCGACGTACCCGTGCTTGGTCTGCTTAGCGCGAAGAAAGAGCCCGCCGGTCGAAACCGAAGCGGGCTTGTTTGAATCAGGAACGTGTTGTGACCTGCACCAGTGTCTCGTCGACCTGTTGCTGGTCCCCGAGGCACACCGGCAGGTAGTCGCAGTAGCCGCACCATTTGCCGGGCCGTTTGTAGTAGTGGCCGGCGGTGATGGCGCGGCCGACGAGGTCGGCCTTGGCGAGGTACTCGGCGAGGTGTGCCGGCTGCCGGGCGCTGAGGTGCCAGTCGATCCGCGGCTCTTTGGTCCGGACGAAGACGCACAGCGCGACTTGCTGTGCCTCCGGCTCGGCGAGCTGGTAGGCGGTCAGTTGGTCGGAAAGCTGCACGTCGTGGTCCTGGTAGGCGGCGGTGGTGGTCTTGAAGTCGATCACCGTCGGCACATCGTCGAGTTCGGCGACGAGGTCGATGACGCCGACCAGTGAAAGGTTGAGGGAAGTGATGCGCAACGTGAAAGGCTTTTCGATCGCCGTCACATTCCCGAGTCGCGGGACTTCTTCCTCCAGAAACTTCGTGAGTAGCGCGATGGCCTTCGCTCGCAAGATCTCCCAGGAGTCGCGCTGGCTGTAATTCAACGGCTCGTTGTGGAGTACGCTCCACGCATTGGCGAACGAATCGGCCGGCAGCACGCCCTTCCGGAAGAAATGGGCGATGGCCTCGTGCACGAGCTGGCCGAAAATCAATGCGGCATCTTGTACCTTCGGCCGCAACCGTTCGACGTAATACAGTCGGTACTGCTCGGGACAGTGGAGGTAGCGGTTCACCCGGGAGTGAGAGAGGTAGGGCGTCTCCGAAGAGACGCCCCTGGTTTCCGATCCGGCAACACTCCCATTCATGACCAGCTCCTGCTCGGCTGTCGCTGGCCATTCGCCGGCAGCACGCGGTCGACGTTGGTGTACTTGCCGTCGGGGCTGGGCTTGGTGATCACCCGGCACGGCAGGTTGAGATTGGTCCCTTCCTGGATCTCGACACCGTTGAAGCCGGCTGCGGCCACCGCGGCGGCGAGTTCCTCGGGCTTGCCGAAGAGCTTCAAGGTCTTGCCGTTCACCTGCACGTTGATGAAGAGACGGCGACCCCACTTGCCGTCCATTCCGGCGACGTTGAGCAACTGCGCGGGTACGCCCAGTGACACGGCTTGATCCCCATTTGCGGACGCTACGGGCGTGGGCCGCGGAGTGGGCCCGTTCGGTTGCGGGACCGCCCGTGTTGCAGGCGGTGCTTCACGACGGCTGAGAAAGCCGCCGACGATCGACGACTGGAGCGCGATGAGCTGTTGGGCTCGATCGCGGACCGCATCGTCCGCCAGGTTGTCGAGCGGAGCGGAAAACTCCACCGACAACGAGTCGATACGCCCGTCCGGACTGACACTGCGCTTGACGAGCATGTGAGCCCTACTGGTGGCTCCGTTGCCGTTGCTGTTCCCGCCCACGGCCTTCCGTTTCCGCGGTGCGCGGCTCTCCTCCTGGATCGCCCGTCGTTCTTCGGCCTCGACCGGGTCGGTTTTGGCCGCTGCACCGTTTCCGGCTTCTTGTTGTCCCAGGACGGCCAGGATGTGCTTGCAGCGCCACGTTGGGTCGGCTGCATGCAGTCCGAAGTCCGGGCACGTGCAGGACGGCTGCTCCGCGCTTCCCGTCACGCGATAGGCTCGTTTCGGGTCGGTGGGTGCGTACACCCTGAACCCTCCTTGCGCCTGCGTGATGACGTACGTCTCACGCACGGCGCGGTCCTGTCGCTTTGCCAACTCTTCGTTGGTCATGGTTCGTCCCTCCTTCTGTTGGTGTTGGTTTGGGTTGACTGAGAAAAAGAACTGACAAGCAGTGTAGGACGGGAGCGAAATCCGCATAGGATGCGGGTCTGGCCGCCTGCGGCAGGCGTCGCGCCCTTCGCCCAAAGCTCGGCGGCGCGCATCATGAAGAGACATCCACAGATTACACAGATGGCCACAGATTCTGCTTGTGTGCTTTCCGCTTCGTAGCCGTTGTGACTCCCTATCCGTGGTCATCTGCGGCCATCTGTGGATTCGACCCCCTATTTTCTGACCATGAACACCAACAACGAGGACGCGGTGACCGTGCTCGGGTGCACAACCTACCGAGGGACCCGACGAGTGTTCGGCATTCGCAGGGCCGATCGCCGCGCGCACATGTTGCTCGTCGGCAAAACAGGTACAGGGAAGTCGACGCTCTTGGAGACGATGCTGCTCCAGAACCTGGCTACCGGCGAAGGCTTTGCAGTCCTCGATCCGCACGGCGATTTGGTGGATCGACTGATCGCCCACGTGTCCGAATCACGATGCGATGACGTGATCTACCTCGATGTACCGAACCCCACCCAGCCATGGGGTTTCAACCCACTTGCCGATGTCCCTGTCGAACGTCGGCCACTGGTCGCCTCTCAACTGCTCGACGTCTTCAAGAAGCTCTGGATCGACTCCTGGGGACCACGAGTCGAGCATCTCCTGCGGCACACCCTGCTCGCGCTGCTCGACCAAGCGCAGCCGACCTTCGCGGACGTGCCGCAACTGCTTGCCGACCGGGACTTCCGTCGCGACGCCATGACACACGTGCGCAGCCGGCAGGTGCGCGCCTTCTGGCTCCGGGAGTACGAAGACTATCCTAGTCGCTTGCGCGCGGAGGTGATTGCCCCGCTGCAGAATAAGGTCGGCGCCTTTCTCGCCAATCCACTGCTCAATCGGATTCTCACCCAGCCGCAACAAATGCTCGACCTGCGACGGCTGATGGACGACGGCAAGGTGCTCGTCGTCAACCTTGCCAAAGGAAGAATCGGCGAGGACACCGCGGCGCTGCTCGGCTCACTGCTTGTCGCGAGCATCGGCACCGCGGCGTTGAGCCGCGCCGATCAGCTACCGCACGAGCGCCGCGACTATTGGCTATATCTCGATGAATTCTCCACGTTCACGACGCTCAGCCTAGCCACGATGCTTTCCGAGTTGCGCAAGTTCAGAACTGGGCTCATCTGCAGCCTGCGGTACACCGCCGCACTCTCCGCGCCCATGCAGGCGGCCGTCTTCGGGAACGTCGGCACACTCATCTGATTTCGCGTCGGCGGCCCGGATGCCGAGTTGCTCGCGCGGGAGTTTCATCCGACGCTGCGGCAGGCCGATCTCGTCAGCCTGCCCAACCACCGCATGTACGTCGAGCTGCTCGTCGATGGGATGCCGACGGAGCCGTTCAGCGCGGCGACGTTGCCGCCGCTGTCGTGCTGAGTCCACAGTGCAATGCACCATCCGCTCGAACTGGACATACACAGCCGAGGAATTTGACCCACGAACCGCTTGGGTCTACGCTGTCGTCATGGCAATACGAGCCGTCGATTTGGAAGGCGTGCCCGAAGACCAGGCCCGAGCGATTGAAGAGCAGGCCCGCTACTGGCGGGACCTGACAGCGCGAAAGCGGCCGGCAAAGATCCGCGACCTGCCGCAGTGGCCTGGCATCGCGCCACGTCCTGAGAAGCTCCGCCGGCGCGAGATCTATGACGATGTCGGCTGATCGAGCGCTGCTGGATACCAACATCCTCATCTATGCTCTCGATCCCACATCCGAGTTCCACGCGGCGAGTGATGCGCTTTTGGAACGGACCAAGACGGCCGGTGCCGGCCTGTGCATCGCGCCGCAGAACCTTGCCGAGTTTTTTGCCATCGTAACAAACGCTCGCCGGGTAGCCACTCCGCGCCAGCCCGAGGAGGCGTTGGCGGTTATCGAGCAGTTACTGGAACGACCTGGGTTGGAATTGCTCCCGGTGCCCACAGACGTGGTCGCGCGATGGATCACGCTCGCGCGGCGCCGTCCGGTAGCTGGCGGCGATCTCTTCGATATCCAGCTCATCGCCACAATGCTCGGAAACGGCATCACCCGGATCTTTACCTTCAATCGCGACGACTTCGTCCCCTTCTCCGAGCTTGACGTAATAACACCGACCGCCGGTGAGCCGGAGCCGAGCCCAGCTACAGAACGCCCCCCGAAAAACACGTAGTGGCACCAACGTGTTTAGGCCACGAGCCGCCAGCAACTCCTGGCGGCTCTTTTCGTTTCGAATCCTCGTCGCCTCGACCGTGCCGGAGCCGGCCCGATTCACCTCCTTCGCAGATTTCTCATGGTGCTGTTCACTGAGGCACAAAGGAGGTGATCCTATGAAAGGCAAGAGGCCAGACTTCAGCGTCAACACGGTGATTGCC carries:
- a CDS encoding type IV secretion system DNA-binding domain-containing protein, translated to MDSTPYFLTMNTNNEDAVTVLGCTTYRGTRRVFGIRRADRRAHMLLVGKTGTGKSTLLETMLLQNLATGEGFAVLDPHGDLVDRLIAHVSESRCDDVIYLDVPNPTQPWGFNPLADVPVERRPLVASQLLDVFKKLWIDSWGPRVEHLLRHTLLALLDQAQPTFADVPQLLADRDFRRDAMTHVRSRQVRAFWLREYEDYPSRLRAEVIAPLQNKVGAFLANPLLNRILTQPQQMLDLRRLMDDGKVLVVNLAKGRIGEDTAALLGSLLVASIGTAALSRADQLPHERRDYWLYLDEFSTFTTLSLATMLSELRKFRTGLICSLRYTAALSAPMQAAVFGNVGTLI
- a CDS encoding SWIM zinc finger domain-containing protein encodes the protein MTNEELAKRQDRAVRETYVITQAQGGFRVYAPTDPKRAYRVTGSAEQPSCTCPDFGLHAADPTWRCKHILAVLGQQEAGNGAAAKTDPVEAEERRAIQEESRAPRKRKAVGGNSNGNGATSRAHMLVKRSVSPDGRIDSLSVEFSAPLDNLADDAVRDRAQQLIALQSSIVGGFLSRREAPPATRAVPQPNGPTPRPTPVASANGDQAVSLGVPAQLLNVAGMDGKWGRRLFINVQVNGKTLKLFGKPEELAAAVAAAGFNGVEIQEGTNLNLPCRVITKPSPDGKYTNVDRVLPANGQRQPSRSWS
- a CDS encoding PIN domain-containing protein yields the protein MSADRALLDTNILIYALDPTSEFHAASDALLERTKTAGAGLCIAPQNLAEFFAIVTNARRVATPRQPEEALAVIEQLLERPGLELLPVPTDVVARWITLARRRPVAGGDLFDIQLIATMLGNGITRIFTFNRDDFVPFSELDVITPTAGEPEPSPATERPPKNT
- a CDS encoding PD-(D/E)XK nuclease family protein encodes the protein MNGSVAGSETRGVSSETPYLSHSRVNRYLHCPEQYRLYYVERLRPKVQDAALIFGQLVHEAIAHFFRKGVLPADSFANAWSVLHNEPLNYSQRDSWEILRAKAIALLTKFLEEEVPRLGNVTAIEKPFTLRITSLNLSLVGVIDLVAELDDVPTVIDFKTTTAAYQDHDVQLSDQLTAYQLAEPEAQQVALCVFVRTKEPRIDWHLSARQPAHLAEYLAKADLVGRAITAGHYYKRPGKWCGYCDYLPVCLGDQQQVDETLVQVTTRS
- a CDS encoding type II toxin-antitoxin system PemK/MazF family toxin, with the protein product MAARDAVIRQGDVFWVRLGGTTGSEPWGRRPAVVLQHDRFNQTKLNTVVVLAITTNLELAAFRGNVRLRKGEANLRKASVVNVTQIQTIDRERLEDKIGSLTRTRLREIWRGVLLVVEVNGNE